From the Nitrospirota bacterium genome, the window TACCGCCTGATTAGCTTTGGGATCCCCCTTTTCACCCTGGCGATCATCACAGGTGCCTTCTGGGCCGAGACTGCCTGGGGGAGATTCTGGAACTGGGACCCGAGAGAGACCTGGTCACTGATCACATGGTTTATTTATGCAATCATCCTTCATGCACGTCTCGTCTTAGGATGGAGAGGCAAAAGGGCTGCCATCCTGTCGATGATCGGCTTTCTGACGATCATGATCGCGTTTTTTGGTATCAAACTGCTCCAGAAAGGTCTTCATGTCTTTCTATGAAAATATTTGTCGTAGGACTGAATCATAAAGTCGCTGATGTTGAGGTCAGGGAGAAACTGGCATTCAACGGTCCCAAACTGGAAGAAGGACTTCTGCGTTTCAGGGAGCTCCCTGAAATACGTGAAGCGATCATCCTGTCCACCTGCAACAGGGTGGAACTTTACGCAAACGTGACTGACCCTGCACAGGCCTCCGTATCTGTCAGGACATTCCTTTCCGAATTCCACGGCATACAGAGGAATTCGCTTGAACATTCCCTGTATATCTACGACGATATCGATGCGGTAAGGCATATCTTCAGGGTCGCGTCAAGCCTTGATTCCATGGTGGTCGGCGAGCCGCAGATCCTCGGTCAGCTGAAAGATGCCTTTGATCTTGCGCTTTCCAAAAAGACGACCGGTATCCTGCTGAACAAGCTGATGAAAAAAGCGATATCTGTTGCAAAACGGGTGAGAACAGAGACAAAAATCGCGGAAAATGCTGTTTCGATCAGTTTCGCTGCGGTCGAACTCGCAAAAAAAATATTCACTGACCTTTCAAAAAGGGTCTTCATGCTGCTCGGGGCCGGCGAAATGGCGGAACTGGCTGCAAAACACCTGATCAGCAGCGGTGTCAGAGAGGTCCTCGTCTCCAACAGGACGTTTGAACGTGCCTGTGAACTGGCGGAGGAATTTCATGGGAGGCCGGTGAAATTCGAGGAATTCATCCAGGAGATGGTCCGGACCGATATTGTCATCTGCTCGACCGGCGCGCCGCACTATATTCTTACCAAATCCCAAATGCAGAAGGTCATGAAGGAGAGAAAGCAGCGGCAGGTGTTTTTGATCGATATCTCGGTACCAAGAAATATCGATCCCGCGATAAATGAGCTGGATAATGTCTACCTCTATAATGTCGATGACCTTCAGGGAGTTGTTGACGCGAACATGTTCGAGAGGCAGAAAGAAGCGGAAAAGGCTGAAAACATTATTGCGGAAGAGATTATGACCTTTCTCAAGTGGCTTGTCTCACTTGATTCTGTCCCGACTATTGTTGCGTTGCGTGAGAAGGCTGAAGAGGTGAGGAAGGAAGAGCTTGAGAGGCTTTTCCATAAGATTGAGGGAATCGGGGAAAAGGAAAAGGAGGCCATTGAATATA encodes:
- the hemA gene encoding glutamyl-tRNA reductase, which produces MKIFVVGLNHKVADVEVREKLAFNGPKLEEGLLRFRELPEIREAIILSTCNRVELYANVTDPAQASVSVRTFLSEFHGIQRNSLEHSLYIYDDIDAVRHIFRVASSLDSMVVGEPQILGQLKDAFDLALSKKTTGILLNKLMKKAISVAKRVRTETKIAENAVSISFAAVELAKKIFTDLSKRVFMLLGAGEMAELAAKHLISSGVREVLVSNRTFERACELAEEFHGRPVKFEEFIQEMVRTDIVICSTGAPHYILTKSQMQKVMKERKQRQVFLIDISVPRNIDPAINELDNVYLYNVDDLQGVVDANMFERQKEAEKAENIIAEEIMTFLKWLVSLDSVPTIVALREKAEEVRKEELERLFHKIEGIGEKEKEAIEYMATAIMNKLIHPPTAALKEDSENKDILVATIKRLYGIEEEKNGD